Genomic DNA from Dysidea avara chromosome 10, odDysAvar1.4, whole genome shotgun sequence:
TGGTTCTCAGAGACAGGTATTTGAAAATCTATACCAGTTTATTTTTTTGTTAACTTCCTTTGTGCATCAGGAATCGATTACTTCTTTTGCACAACCCCCAGCCACCATTGCCTCAGATACCTCAGATACAATTCCAATGGAACAGGTAATATTTGTATGCAAATTACTGATTACACACACGTGTTACTACAGAATGTGGAGGGTGCCCATACTTCCTCTTCAAGATCTCTTACTACCTCTTTAATTTGTACTACCCCTTCTGTATCGTCAATTACCCCATCCTTAAGACCTCTTACTCCATCGCCAATCCTTCTTACCCCTTCCTCGGTATCTCTTACTCCTTCTTCAGTCCTTCTTATCCCATCGTCAATGTCCCTTCCCTCATCATTTACTTCTAAAACAACTACTAGTGTAACAATGGTAAGTATACATTTAAACTCTTGCCTATTTTATATGATTTCAATGTGTGCAGGCACCTACAAGCTACCAAAGAACTGAAAGGAGTACACACACATCCTTGGCACGGCCTGTAAGTTCATGTAAATATGGTGATGTAATTTTTATGTGTGGAGCACAGGTTAGTGTTCGTGTGTATAAGCCAAATGTAGTGGCCTGGCAGCAGGATCCTGCCACCAGTGTAATTGCATCCACCACGATATCCTCTGCACTCACTAGCGTATCAGTCTCCTCCTCACCAACAAGATCCAGTGTGAATGCCAGTCTCTCCATGCCATCTACCATCATTATGTCTCCCCCAACAGCCAGCATTGTAGCCAGGAGTCAGTATCTGGTATGAAAGATGAGTCTTGAAATTTATAGTgcttttatgtgtgtgtgtgtgtgtgtgtgtgtgtgtgtgtgtgtgtgtgtgtgtgtgtgtgtgtgtgtgtgtgtgtgtgtgtgtgtgtgtgtgtgtgtgtgtgtgtgtgtgtgtgtgtgtgtgtgtgtgtgcatgtgtgtgtaggcCTCAGCGGTTGCTGGTGCCACACTGCAGTCAGCTGATGCTGCACATGTTAATGCCACACTTGTACCCACAACAGTGGAGGTAATTGTAGCAGCAAAGAATTGCAGTGAGataattttattacataattcaGAACGCTGTGTCATTGTTGCCATCCACTGCTGGTGATGATTATGTTGAAAAACATACCCTGACTTCAGTAAGTGGCTTATTTAATATTAACAGTATCTTTTCATATGTTTAAACAGAAGTTAAGCCGCCAACCTACTGACTATGCTCTCCGCTTGCCTGCTGCATGGAGGGACCACATGAATGTTGGTGACCAGCAATGGATTGGCAGAACTGTGTTCTCTGCGCAGAACACCATCAGTGACACAGTTGCTGCAAAGCTGTGGTGGTACCCCCCAATAGCAGATCTAAAGACAACTCAACCAAAGCCAGAGTCCTATGTTTTACGACGGATTTGTGTTTGGATGCCACGGAGAGCATGGTCCATTGATTTAAAGTGCCCCAATTGCCACTTGAGGTCACTGCAGTAAGTAAAGTAATTAAGTAAGGTGTGCAAAATTTGAATTGCGATTTTAATAGTTCAAAGGGTCTTTACAAGAAGACAATCAGAAGAGTAGTTGATCTGAGGGACTACTACTACCTTGTAACTGAAGAACTTGGCTGTGATCGGTGCAATAAAGCTTTTCTGAGCTGGGATTCTCGGTAAGGATTCAATGCAAGAACTGCTTATAAAGAATACCACTTTACTTCCCAGGCTATTGAATCAGCTGACTGAATCACAGCGTTCACTGTTTCCAGCCATCCTAACCCATCGGCTGGCTTGTGATAAGGCTGTGGTATCCCTGTTGCGAGGTAGAACCCTTGGCAATAGTCCCACTGCACTACGTAATGCTGTGTTTGAAGTACACAGCGAGGAGTGGACAAGAAAGCAGCTTAGATACCTTGATGACTGTCGAAAGTACAGGTGAGTTTAGTACTTTGAAATACTAATAATAATTTACTGGATGTGTTTGAATAGGCAAGGCAGGACAGGACTGCTATCAGAAGCTCCTCCTGTGTTTGCAGACCCAGTGCCATTTGAAGGGCTGCCAAGTGATCGGTCAGAACTCTTGCgtgtacatatgtgtacatGCTTGTATGCTATTTGGCATTTGTAGATGGTTTATGTCAGTGTACGCCAGGGACATTCTCAGCAGGCTCCCTCAACTTCTTTCCACTTGCACTGGAGTGTTTGGTTCAGTGTTAAAGATCGATTCAACAAAAAAAGTGTGTGGGAAGTTGCAGGGAATTGCAGCTGGGAGTGCCTCCTGGTGTACCAACGTTAGCAATGAGAGGGGAGAGGTCCTTATTTCAGTACTAACCGAGTCCGAGGGACTGGAAGGCCTTCGTCCTATGGCAGTGGGACTAATTAGAAGGTTTGTCTTTAAAACATATCTGGAATATTGCTTATTCTACTTTCACTATAGGTATGACAAGGCCAGGCAGGACCCTCCACAGCTGCTGTACACCGACAGAGATTGCTGCTCTGTCACAGGTACCTCCAAGTGCGCACAATTGTTTGCAGAGTGGGATCATCTGCAAGTAGGCAGAAACCATTGTTTTATTTCTATCCACCATTCAAATGAATAGGTACGTTTGGATATATGGCACTTCATGAGGAGATTTGCTCGTGGCTGCACAACTGAATCACACCCCCTCTATGGAGTGGTAATGGGTCGCCTTTCTCAAGCAATATTTGAATGGGACAGTAATGACTATAGGTAATGTTTACTTATTGCACCATCCATAGTCATTCACTACCACATCATAGTCGTCTCTGTGATGCCAAGAGAGGGTACCTTCAGCAACAGGGTGTGCTAAACCCCTCAGATAGTGCCATACGTAAGGCCATCAACAAGGAGGAGCTCTCCAGGCACTGCCGCAGAAGGACTAGGGGAGCTGATGACACATACAAGGCTATTGAGGACTTGCTGCTACAATTTACACCTGCTACCGATTCACTTGGTGTTCCTGTGTTCAGGTATACACTATGTAATGCTTCTACAAGTTTGCAATGTGTCCTTTTCATATACCTGATTTTAGTGGACAGATGGTCACCATCTGGAATGAAGAGAAAAAGCATATAAAATGCATTCAAGATCCTCCAGGGGTGGCC
This window encodes:
- the LOC136268388 gene encoding uncharacterized protein — encoded protein: MYPRGTCHSGASRKASHKAKSTSAWKKRLRLFAAGEKFKRGEQPPKGSHWESVIRIIMACPAHEGGNRTCTCQYHPSNPYVQSQTVAASTGDASGSQRQESITSFAQPPATIASDTSDTIPMEQNVEGAHTSSSRSLTTSLICTTPSVSSITPSLRPLTPSPILLTPSSVSLTPSSVLLIPSSMSLPSSFTSKTTTSVTMAPTSYQRTERSTHTSLARPVSVRVYKPNVVAWQQDPATSVIASTTISSALTSVSVSSSPTRSSVNASLSMPSTIIMSPPTASIVARSQYLASAVAGATLQSADAAHVNATLVPTTVENAVSLLPSTAGDDYVEKHTLTSKLSRQPTDYALRLPAAWRDHMNVGDQQWIGRTVFSAQNTISDTVAAKLWWYPPIADLKTTQPKPESYVLRRICVWMPRRAWSIDLKCPNCHLRSLHSKGLYKKTIRRVVDLRDYYYLVTEELGCDRCNKAFLSWDSRLLNQLTESQRSLFPAILTHRLACDKAVVSLLRGRTLGNSPTALRNAVFEVHSEEWTRKQLRYLDDCRKYRQGRTGLLSEAPPVFADPVPFEGLPSDRWFMSVYARDILSRLPQLLSTCTGVFGSVLKIDSTKKVCGKLQGIAAGSASWCTNVSNERGEVLISVLTESEGLEGLRPMAVGLIRRYDKARQDPPQLLYTDRDCCSVTGTSKCAQLFAEWDHLQVRLDIWHFMRRFARGCTTESHPLYGVVMGRLSQAIFEWDSNDYSRLCDAKRGYLQQQGVLNPSDSAIRKAINKEELSRHCRRRTRGADDTYKAIEDLLLQFTPATDSLGVPVFSGQMVTIWNEEKKHIKCIQDPPGVALYTVIGHIKKGGVQLPVFRCSRGTTSLESFHLHLARFIPGSSASDVHFQAFLLEGLARWNQARALSAAQQQPHMRVFDLQLAYNANKLSESILGNKLLPHHHEPTQCNDEELFGVSYLYRQAGRELEFTEDNMAAQEKSDERAVDEGFIDDNSETPPLSEEIVMDGVESSDLVEEVGDELEEVMEEDDTNESTTNSFATASTITDTGTVDSRGIAGWDKVAQLAEVLVELKGLSVSEEEAQRIKALWDSLDAFDKRATKVFLRSPPTMRGHFCGQKRTGHTTREQMRRCFLSGVSVPLSPHESRIVEAICILLCNRHIKSGRTSSAGGQSRTYLSKWDKVLKDYTALRARLYNSLDLLEGTNLALYTINKTTLQKWHKREERRKEMLARTQGLELSAPPLCAQEELTPAQRQPLSPPTPPAPFHQFPQTKDTSGQARRKATAGAATLIGSRVTCAVLPSHLSASLPHSHSEQGLQLQEQEVETSSVSRTTLWRREKKRIAQAAAAGVDQPMPQKKHKKHECRQCHQPLSAETNHAQYYGKWYCPNIPGQVPVEQWKAEQKALRVAQRQQQQQQQQQQQQQQQQKQQQQQQQQQ